Part of the Oreochromis aureus strain Israel breed Guangdong linkage group 20, ZZ_aureus, whole genome shotgun sequence genome, AGAGAGCATACATGGCTGACCAACTACATGGGATTCCTTAACCACGTGAGAAAACAGGTGGGTGTTTAAGAATACAAAAGCCTGTAGACTTCTAATGCTGCCAAACGGCATGACTGTGGTTGTTCCCCTGTCTTGGTTCTTGTGCTTTGTAGTACAAAGCAAGATTAATGGGTTAGCAACGCATACTGATGTTAAGGTCGGAATTTTCTGTGTCACAAAAGTAACACAGGAAACTCTGATTTACCTGGCTAAATAATTGGTGTCCCTACATTGATAATCTGACTGGGGCTTTAGGTCGCATTAGCTGTAGCCAGCTAATGCAAGGAAAGTTTGACAGTGTTGAACCTGCTACCTAGTACACCTCTTTGATGACTGATTTTCTCCAGGGCAGCCTCTGTGATGTGACCCTTGTGGTTCAGGGAAAACGCTTTGCAGCACACAGAGCAGTGCTAGCTGCAGCCAGCCATGTCTTCAGACTTATGTTCACCAGTAAGGGTAACACAAAACTACACAAAAGAACACACATTAATACTCTGCCTTGAGGTCTTACTACAAAACTGTCTCTAGactctttgcttttatgttgctctttgcttttatgttgctttttactcTGTGTACAgcgaccttgagtgttttgaaaggcgctttcaaataaaatgtgttgttgttattgttattattgttattattattattattattattattattattattattattattattattattattagagaaACATCAGAGGAGCATCCCTTAGGTTGagtaaaatagaaaaagaagCCAAAGTTTAAATATCTTGTAAAGACTAAAATTCAGTAACTGTGTGATCAGTTGAAGAAATATTGGTAAATCTACTATGGTTTTGCTTGCCTGACTGTTAATTCACAATATATTTCATGTAATAAAATAGACTGCATTTTGCTTCAAACACAAACGCTCAATGGTTTATTTCAGCAAAGATGGCTAATTTCTGAAACGCGTGTGACTATTGATGTAGTTCTGTTAATTGgaaatgctgtttgtttttttttgtttgttttttttgtgtgtgtgtgtgtgtgtgtttgtttgttttgtttttcttttcactttcagACAGAATGAAGGAGTCGGTGTCTCCCGAGGTGGAGCTCAGGAGTGTTGAGCCTGAGATCCTTGAGCTGTTGCTTGAATATATTTATACCTCACAGTAAGTGTTTAAAACAGGGCTATACTGTGAAGCAAGTTGAACCCAGTAAGGCTTTGATTGTGTTAACTGTCTTGACAAAGCCTAAAACCACAGTCAGTGGTAATGGGTATAACAATGGTAGCtattaaaagcatttttttttttttttttttccttttaagccAGCTTTCTGCTTCAGACTCTGTGTGCACTCACATAAAATGGGATGTTTGACGTGTCACGAGTCGTCTTCTTCTGCACAAAATAATCCCTACACTGCGTTCCAAATTGTTATGCAAATTGTATTTAAGTGTCATAAAGATTAAATATGTTGTTTTTCAATTAAACGCATGGATGGCACTGTGTCTCAGGGCTCTTTGGATCACTGAAATTAATCTCGGACAACTGTGACTATTAGTTTACCAGGTGAGcccaattaaaggaaaaactactaaaGAAGGATGTTCCACATTATTAGCAGACCACCATTTTCAAGCAATATGGGAAAGAAAAAGGATCTCTCTTCTGATGAAAAGCGTGAAATagttgggcagcacggtggttagcactgttgctgcacagcaagaaggtcctgagtcaattccaccatcaggccgggatctttttgtgtggagtttgcatgttctccccgtgtttgcgtgtgtacccctccaggtactccagcttcctcccaccgtccaaagacatgcagttttgtggggataggttaattgattagtctaaattgcccataggtgtgaatgtgagtgcgaatgattttgtctctgtgttagccctgcgacagactggtgacctgtccagggcgtaccctgcttctcgccctatgacagctgggataggctccagcaccccccacgaccctgaaaaggataagcggaagtgaatggatggaggTTCAATAGGATAGATGGGACGGATAGATAGTTCAGTGCTTGGCCAAGGAATGAAAACCTTAGATATTTCACAAGAACTTAAACGTGATCATTGTTGGGTTGATGCAGATAAAGGCATAAGGAAGAATGTTTCTGTCAGACAAATACATCGGATTAAGAgcaagcactttttttccttcttttttttttttttttttttttttaaatgcttggctctaaaccaggggtgggcaatctcagtccacgagggccggtgtccctgcaggttttagatctcaccttgggtcaacacacctgaatcacatgattagttcgttaccaggcctctggagaacttcaggacatgttgaggagctaatttagccatttaaatcagctgtgttggtttgaggacacatctaaaacctgcagggacaccggccctcgtggactgagattgcccatctctgctctaaacacatgctgtaaataaaagaatcgGAGAAAACATGGCATTTCTATTCACTTTTAAACCAAAAAGCCTCAACATAATGCATTAATCTGACTTTGTAGTGCACTCATCATATGGTGATAAAGgatggttttgttttcttttttcatactTTGTGTTTTGCTGTGTCCCAGAATCACAGTGGACAGTACTAATGCCGAGTCATTGCTGAATGTGGCCAACCAGTACCAGATTGAACCAGTGAAGATGATGTGTGTGAAGTTCATTTTTGGACAGATCGATTCAACAAACTGCCTGGGtaacaacagaaacacagacctGCCAGTTTGGATTTCTTTGAGTGATTCCTGTTCTGTGCTTTTGCAGGTATTTCAGTACTTGCAGACCGCATGAACTGTCCAGAGCTGaaggcagcagcagaggagtTTTCCTATCTCCACTTTACTGATGTCTGCAGACTGGATGAATTTCTACATCTGGACATTGCACAGCTCACACATCTACtgcaccaggacaaactcactGTCTATTGTGAGACACAGGTATCACAGTGTTGACTAAAAtttggtatttaaaaaaaaaaaaaaagtagctaACTGAAATCAAACTAGACCTGAAATTTAACTAAAGCAAGTAAAAGACACTGTGGAAAGCCTTTGTTCCCACATGTTGCTCCATTCAGGTTTATGATGCTGCAGTGCGCTGGCTAAAGTATAACATCTCAAGTAGACAACAGCATATTGTGGATGTTTTGAGGTGCGTTCGCCTACCTCTGGTCCCCAAAACCTTCCTGTCAGAAACTGTAAAGATTGAGCCGCTCTTCCAGGACAACCCACACTGTTTCCAGATGATCACCTGTGAGTAGCAAAAAGGAGAGCTTGCACTCAATTTCAAGTTTAAGACATTCACGATATTGCTTTCCACTGTGTAGATGGATATATTCACTCACTCCCTCACAAAAAAAACTGATTGCTTTTGCCCAAGGTGCAATGTGGGACCTTGGAGAGGTCAGCCAACCACGTCGCAAGAAGTATGACAACTGCATTGGTCTGTTTGATGGTAACCACTGCTACTACTTTGACCCCAAGGTAACAACAAATATTTACCAATTCTAGCCACAGGGGCATCATTCCAGACTGTGTAATACTGTTTAGGTATGGGCTTGTTTAGCAGTtgcttgatttttatttataggTAAATGTAGAGGAATGCCGCTGATTACATATGCGCTACCTTTAACCTACTGTAAGGAGGAAAAACTGTTAAAGTGACTTCCAGCTCAAGGCAGGACAGCCATCTGTGGTGGAGGGTTAGGGGGAAATAAGATGGAGAAGATGAGCACAAAGCAACAAACAGTAAATCGGGCTAAATAGTGGTGCACATTAGTAGAATAAAGATGTGgttaatctttgtttttttgtcatttgtgttttgtttgtgtgtgtgtgtgggttttttttttttttgttgttgttgttgtgtgtttttttttttttttggttaaatGGTTCCATACAATAGCAGGTCTGTTCTAATCATTACAAGTGTTGGTATTGCTTTCCATGCAGGATTACAGCTGGATGAGCATCAACCTCAAACTGTCAAAACGCCAGAATACCACAGCTGTCCTCTGGAATAGGGTGGGGTGCATTTTAGGTGGCTCACACAGCTTTCACATCAAACACACAGACTTCTATAACATTCTGAGGAATAGATGCTCCAGGCCAGGGCCACCAACACCTCGTGAGAACATGTCTGCGTGTGCTTTTGAGGGCAAGATCTTCACATCTG contains:
- the LOC116328361 gene encoding kelch-like protein 7 isoform X4 — encoded protein: MFTNRMKESVSPEVELRSVEPEILELLLEYIYTSQITVDSTNAESLLNVANQYQIEPVKMMCVKFIFGQIDSTNCLGISVLADRMNCPELKAAAEEFSYLHFTDVCRLDEFLHLDIAQLTHLLHQDKLTVYCETQVYDAAVRWLKYNISSRQQHIVDVLRCVRLPLVPKTFLSETVKIEPLFQDNPHCFQMITCAMWDLGEVSQPRRKKYDNCIGLFDGNHCYYFDPKDYSWMSINLKLSKRQNTTAVLWNRVGCILGGSHSFHIKHTDFYNILRNRCSRPGPPTPRENMSACAFEGKIFTSGGSEAGGSAVDLFESYDTMTESWQVNTSMLVSRSSHASVEANGLIYVCGGMTGNGVSGRVLRNCEVYDPSTQQWRKLHEMRVARKNHGLVVVDNKIYAVGGEGSTGGLDSVEYYDITVNKWHAASRMPWRSLTVKCVAVGDIIFVLAGKGLGAQCLRNVLEYHTKTNRWVTSNAQAFSSTSCIICTVGP
- the LOC116328361 gene encoding kelch-like protein 7 isoform X3, whose protein sequence is MFTSKDRMKESVSPEVELRSVEPEILELLLEYIYTSQITVDSTNAESLLNVANQYQIEPVKMMCVKFIFGQIDSTNCLGISVLADRMNCPELKAAAEEFSYLHFTDVCRLDEFLHLDIAQLTHLLHQDKLTVYCETQVYDAAVRWLKYNISSRQQHIVDVLRCVRLPLVPKTFLSETVKIEPLFQDNPHCFQMITCAMWDLGEVSQPRRKKYDNCIGLFDGNHCYYFDPKDYSWMSINLKLSKRQNTTAVLWNRVGCILGGSHSFHIKHTDFYNILRNRCSRPGPPTPRENMSACAFEGKIFTSGGSEAGGSAVDLFESYDTMTESWQVNTSMLVSRSSHASVEANGLIYVCGGMTGNGVSGRVLRNCEVYDPSTQQWRKLHEMRVARKNHGLVVVDNKIYAVGGEGSTGGLDSVEYYDITVNKWHAASRMPWRSLTVKCVAVGDIIFVLAGKGLGAQCLRNVLEYHTKTNRWVTSNAQAFSSTSCIICTVGP
- the LOC116328361 gene encoding kelch-like protein 7 isoform X2, with amino-acid sequence MASPSNSKKNNRKSAIREHTWLTNYMGFLNHVRKQGSLCDVTLVVQGKRFAAHRAVLAAASHVFRLMFTNRMKESVSPEVELRSVEPEILELLLEYIYTSQITVDSTNAESLLNVANQYQIEPVKMMCVKFIFGQIDSTNCLGISVLADRMNCPELKAAAEEFSYLHFTDVCRLDEFLHLDIAQLTHLLHQDKLTVYCETQVYDAAVRWLKYNISSRQQHIVDVLRCVRLPLVPKTFLSETVKIEPLFQDNPHCFQMITCAMWDLGEVSQPRRKKYDNCIGLFDGNHCYYFDPKDYSWMSINLKLSKRQNTTAVLWNRVGCILGGSHSFHIKHTDFYNILRNRCSRPGPPTPRENMSACAFEGKIFTSGGSEAGGSAVDLFESYDTMTESWQVNTSMLVSRSSHASVEANGLIYVCGGMTGNGVSGRVLRNCEVYDPSTQQWRKLHEMRVARKNHGLVVVDNKIYAVGGEGSTGGLDSVEYYDITVNKWHAASRMPWRSLTVKCVAVGDIIFVLAGKGLGAQCLRNVLEYHTKTNRWVTSNAQAFSSTSCIICTVGP
- the LOC116328361 gene encoding kelch-like protein 7 isoform X1 — its product is MASPSNSKKNNRKSAIREHTWLTNYMGFLNHVRKQGSLCDVTLVVQGKRFAAHRAVLAAASHVFRLMFTSKDRMKESVSPEVELRSVEPEILELLLEYIYTSQITVDSTNAESLLNVANQYQIEPVKMMCVKFIFGQIDSTNCLGISVLADRMNCPELKAAAEEFSYLHFTDVCRLDEFLHLDIAQLTHLLHQDKLTVYCETQVYDAAVRWLKYNISSRQQHIVDVLRCVRLPLVPKTFLSETVKIEPLFQDNPHCFQMITCAMWDLGEVSQPRRKKYDNCIGLFDGNHCYYFDPKDYSWMSINLKLSKRQNTTAVLWNRVGCILGGSHSFHIKHTDFYNILRNRCSRPGPPTPRENMSACAFEGKIFTSGGSEAGGSAVDLFESYDTMTESWQVNTSMLVSRSSHASVEANGLIYVCGGMTGNGVSGRVLRNCEVYDPSTQQWRKLHEMRVARKNHGLVVVDNKIYAVGGEGSTGGLDSVEYYDITVNKWHAASRMPWRSLTVKCVAVGDIIFVLAGKGLGAQCLRNVLEYHTKTNRWVTSNAQAFSSTSCIICTVGP